In a single window of the Carassius carassius chromosome 26, fCarCar2.1, whole genome shotgun sequence genome:
- the LOC132105986 gene encoding uncharacterized protein LOC132105986 has translation MAPTTNAVKVKVMSRSKLGSACCAVGCNLTSGTNALSKIKMFWFPKDQTRQQEWITAERRKAWLQSKNSRICNTHFVTGAPSLDPCHPDYVTSIFTYKNITDGSQKLERYQRSQRSSVVEPMDSPSLEVTQADPEEGCTAVGTDLSMADIDQLQNENIELKRKMASLEKKLESQEKQIQDHMFVSLSDFLLKSTIYFCVFHPPHLPDINMECIINHSYPSRAVSCGPGEASSRA, from the exons ATGGCGCCAACTACAAACGCAGTaaaagttaaggtgatgagtagatCGAAGTTGGGCTCAGCTTGTTGTGCTGTGGGATGCAACCTGACATCTGGAACAAACGCcttgtcaaaaataaaaatgttttggtttCCTAAAGACCAGACGAGACAGCAAGAATGGATTACCGCTGAGCGAAGAAAGGCTTGGCTGCAAAGCAAGAATTCAAGGATCTGTAACACACACTTCGTTACAG gtGCACCATCATTGGACCCATGCCATCCTGATTATGTTACATCAATATTCACATACAAAAACATCACTGATGGGTCACAGAAGTTGGAGCGATACCAGAGGAGTCAGAGATCATCTGTGGTTGAGCCCATGGATTCACCTTCCTTAGAGGTCACACAGGCTGACCCTGAAGAAGGATGCACTGCTGTGGGTACAGATCTGTCAATGGCAGATATTGACCAGCTACAGAATGAAAACattgaattaaaaagaaaaatggctTCACTGGAGAAGAAACTGGAATCTCAAGAAAAACAAATACAAGATCATATGTTTGTCAGTCTGtcagattttcttttaaaatctaCCATCTACTTCTGTGTTTTTCACCCTCCTCACTTACCTGACATCAATATGGAATGCATCATCAACCATTCTTACCCTTCCCGAGCAGTTTCTTGTGGTCCTGGTGAAGCTTCATCTAGGGCTTAA